The Candidatus Thermoplasmatota archaeon genomic interval CCTCGCGCGCGGCGAGGCCGACGGGCGCGCGTGGCTCGCGACGGGGGCGGCGCAGCCCTCGGCCGAGGCCGCCCGCCCGCGCCCCGGACCCTGAAGGGTCCCGCAATGCAGACAGGCGTTCACGAAACTCCATTTAAAGCCCCCAAGGCCACACAAGGCTTGCACACACGGCCCATCCGTCCCCGACACGGCAACACCACACCGAGCCCCGCGCTCTCCACGCGGGCTCTCTCCAGCAACACCCGGGACGGATGGGCTGCTGCCTTTTACACCTCCTTTCGCGGCCTCAGCGGCCGCGCCCCTGACATCCCCATCCTTCCGGGCCGGGAACCGCGACCGGGCGCCGGGAACCGGGCGTCGGGACCGGGCGCCGGGAACCGGGAGCCGGGTGCCGGGACCGGGCGTCGGGAACCGGGAGCCGGGTGCCGGGACCGGGCGTCGGGAACCGGGGCCGGGACACGGGACCGGGTGCCGGGAACCGGGCGTCGGGACCGGGTCCGGGCGTCGGGACCGGGTCCGGGCGTCGGGACCGGGACCGGGTCCGGGTCCGGGTCCGCAGCGGGTATTCGCGCTCGGTCACACGTCAGGCCGTTGCGAGAGGCAGCCGCGAGGGGACCCCCGCGCCGCACGCGAAGGGCGCGCGTAAAGTCACGTGGGTTCGACAATCGAACGCGGGTCCGGACGGGGGTCCAGGGGGCGGCAGCCCCATGGCGCCGGGGGAGGAGTCCAACGCGTGTCACGGAGTGCACCGCTGAACGCCCCGGACCCCAAGGTACCCCTTCTCGAAAGGCGTAAGAAGCCTAACCCCCCATCGGCCCCCCGATGAGCGCGGCGCGGACGGACCTCACCCGCACCCGGCGGGGGCTCGAAGAGCTGGGCTGCAGCCTGGCGGATCTCTATTACCGGAACCTCGTCGGGGAGCTCAAGCAGCTCGACACGGGACCCGTGTTCGCCGAGCACGCCGGGCTCGCGACCGAGAAGGCGCTCACGGACGTGACGGCGGAGCGCAAGCGCGCCGAGCGCGAAGGCCGCGGCGAGGACGCGCGGCTTCTCCGCTACCTCGAATACGACCTCCTCGGGACCGTCGTCGGGGAGCGCTTCCAGAAGGCGAGCGACGAGCTCTCGAACATCGAATCCAGCGCGACCATCACCGCGAACGGCGCGACGAAGCCGTACCGCGACTATCCGGCGCTGGTCCTGAACGAGCCGGACCGCGAGCGCCGCCGCGCGTGGCGCGCCGCCGAGGACGCGGTGCGCGTGAAAGAGCTCATCCCGCGTCGCGAGCGCCTCATCCACGAGACGGAGGCGTACGTCCGCGACGACCTGGGCCAGCCGAGCGAGGCGAAGCAGTTCGAGAGCGTCAAGGGCTTCAGCCTCAAGGAACTCGAGACGGTCACGAGGGATCTCCTCCGCACGACGAAGTCGCTCTACCGCGACGCCTTCGACGACCGCCTCCGGAAGGCGTTCGGCATCCCGCTTGCCGAAGCCGAAGGCCACGATTTCGCCCCGATCCGCCGCGCGCCGCACTTCGACGGCTGGTTCCCGCGCGACGAGCTCGTGAAGGCGTGCTTCCGCACGCACAAGGCGCTCGGCCTCAACCTCGACACCCTGCCCAACGTGACGCTCGACCTCGAGGCGCGTCCCGGCAAGCAGACGCGCGCGTTCCTCTATCCGGTCCGCGTGCCGAGCGACATCCGCCTCGTGACCTACCCCATGGGCGGCTTCGACGACTGGCGGAGCCTCATGCACGAGTCCGGCCACGCCGTGCACTTCGCGTACACGGACGCGAGCCTTCCGTACGAGGACCGCACGATGGGAGAGTACGGCGTCACCGAGACGTACGCGTTCCTGTTCGAGAACCTCCTTCGCGACCCCGCCTGGCTCGAGGAGAACGCCCGCGTGCCGAAGGACAAGGTGCCCGAGCTCCTCGACCACATCGGCACGTTCGAGCTGCGCTCGCTCCGCTACTACTCGGGGGCGCTCGCCTACGACCACTGGCTCGCGAAGCGCCGCGGCCTCGAGGGCGCGAAGGAGAAGTACGTGCGCTCGATGACGAGCGCGCTCCTCTACAAGGCGCGCGACATCGACTACCTCGAGACGGACGGCCTCTACGGCACCGCCTACCTCCGAGCTTGGCTCTTCGAGGCGATGCTCCGCGCGAGCCTGAAGGAGAAGTTCGGCGACCGCTGGTGGCACGACCCCGGCGCGGGTCGGCTCCTCAAGGACCTCTTCAAGCGCGGCTCCGCGCCGAAGTGCGAGGACCTCGCGCGCGACCTCGACCTCGGCGACGGGCTCGACGTCAAGCCGCTGCGCGCGGACCTCGAGCGCATGCTCGGCGCCGCGGCGTGATCAGTCGTCGTCGAGCGCGCAGGCGCGGATGCTCGTCTTGTTCGTGAGGCAGCCGCCGCCCGATTGGAGGTCGAACTGCCATCGGTGGCGGGGACACGTGAGGAACCGTCCCTCCTCGATCCACGCGGTCGACAGGTCGGCCCCGCTGTGGGGGCAATAGCGGTCGACGACGTAGCGGCGGCCTCCGCCTTCGACCACGAGCCGCTCCTTCTTCGACTCGAGGTCGAGGACGCGGGCGCAGAAATGGGCGAGGTCCTCGCGCTCGAGGATGAGGAAGCCCTGCAGCAAGGTATGGTACACGTCCGGCGCGCGGCCGAGCCTCATGCGGAAGGTGAGGGAGAAATCCTCCCAGGTGATCCTGCCCGCGAGGACCCGGGCCACCTCCCGCGAGGGCGCCGAGATGCGATAGTGCTCGGGCGGGAGCCGCGCATCCGTGACGTCGACGCTTCCGCGGGCGAAGTCCACCCGCACGACCTCGGCCGGATGATCGGAGAGCCCGAAGATGAGCGGAACGGGGACGCGCGCCGCAAGCTCGAACGTCTCCAGCTTCAGGGCGAGCTCGGACCTCAGCGCCTCGAGGACCTCCCGCGCCCCGGCCTCCGTGATGCGCCGTCGCAGGGCCCACCACGGGCGATAATCCTCCGCGTAGCGTTCGAGATAGGCCCGCACGTTCAATGCGTCGACCCTTTCCGACCCCAGGGGTTCCACGGACGCGGTCTCGACGTCGAGCACGTCGCCCGGCATCATCTCCCGCCAGGCCGCGATCGACGAGGGAAGCCGGTCCTCGAGGTAGGCCCGCAGCGCATCGGATCTGGGGAAGGGCGAATCCTCCTCGAAATTGAGGTGGAAAAGGTCGGGATCGAGGAAACAGGCCGGCCCGGCGGAGGGAATGTAGACGCGCGGCTTCAGGGATTCAAGCGCGCGCGCCACGGTCTCGAACTTGGACCGGTTCTTGCTCCGCGAGATGGCTCTGTAGCGCTCGGGAGGATATTCGTAGCATGTCGGATGCCACGTGGCCCCCGAGAACTGGCAGGCGAAGGCGTCGATCGCGCCTTCCTCGCGGGCGATCCCGGGCAGGGCGTCGAAGATCTTGCAGTCGTTGAGGTCCAGGAAGGTTCCCCCGGGCGCGCGGACGAGAAGGGCGGAATCCCTGCTGAGCTCGCTGTCCTCGATGAAGAGCCTCATCTCGAGGTCGCCGATCGTCGCGCGCTCGCGATCGCCCGCAACGATCAGCTCGCGCGCGCCCAGGTCCTCGAGGGATTCCACGAGCGCGTTTCGCCGGAACCTCGGCAGCAGCAGCGTGAGATCGCGCACCGGAAGGCTCCTGAGGAAAGGCTCGTCGAAGTGATCCTTGTGCTCGTGGCTGAGGTACAGGACCCTTTCCCGCCCGGAATCCTCGAGGGCTTCGGCCACGACGGGCGCGAGATGATGATTGCGGGGGAATTGGAACCAGGCCCCGTCGAACGCGCCCCCCGGCGAAAGCCACGGATCGATCGCGAGGACGGCGCGGCGGGTCTCCACGAGGAATCCGGCGTGGCCGAGGAAGGTGATTTTCACGGTGTCACCGACTCGAGATGCTTCGGCTCGAAGGCCCACCGGTTCAGCGTCGCCTGGCGCAGGGCCGCGCTCCAGGTGCTCCAGGCGCCGTCGCCTCCCGATACGGCTTCCCTGAAACGGGTCTCGCGTTCGAACCACCCCGCGTAGTCCACGTAACTGCGCCGCGCGGGCCAGGCTCCGAAGCGCCGCAGGGCGGCCTCCGCGTAGGTGCGCGCGACGATGCGCGCCGTCGAGGCGCTCGGCCGGGCGTGGCCCGTGCTCGTGGCGGGAATGCGCGCGAACGCGGGCAGGTGCCGACGATACAGGGCGCGATACACGCGACGCCAGCTCCGTTGCGATGGCCTCGTCGCGAGGCAGGCGTCGACGACCGCGCGATCGAGGAAAGGAAAGCTCGTATCGACGTAGGCCCGGTTGACGTTCGCGGCGCTTCGCAGGGCCCCGCGCCACGCGCCGACGAAGAGGTTCAGCACGTCCGAGAGATTCTCCTCGTAGACCGGTCGCGGCGCGACTCGGAGCGCAAGGTCGACGAGACGCTTCCCGCGCGCCCGGGCATGTCGGTCGACGACGTCGCCGAGCCGCGAGCGGACCTCGGCGGGGGTCTCGTACAGGATCGCTTCGGCGACGCGCGCGGCGAGCCGGGCGTTCGAGCCGGGGCCGAAGGGCGTCTCGCGCGCGCCCGTGGCGAGATCCCGGAGGAACGTCGAGGGCCGCCCGTAGGGTTTCGAGATGTAGCTTCCCCCGAGCGTCGCGTCGGCCGGGAGCGTGTCGTACATGGCCCGCGCCCCCTCCGCGCGGAAGCGCGCGAAGAGGACGGGCGCGTATCCGATGCGCGTCGTCCCGTGACCGTCCATCTGCCGCATCCCGTCGTCGAAGCCGCGCGCGACGAGATCGGGCGTGATCTCGAGGGCGTCCGATCGCGACGCCTTCGGCGCGGCGGCGAGGACCTTTGCGGCGAAGCGGCGCTCGGGCGATCCCCCGAAGCCCATCGTGTAGACGCGCAGGCCGGGAGGCGCGAGGGCGTACACCGTCCGCGAATCCATGCCGCCGCTCAGGCCGAGGAAGACGCGCTCGGGCGGCGCGAGCGCGCCGTGCGCGACCGCCGCTCCCAGGACGCGGTGGATGACGTCGGCGCGTTCGCCGAGGCCCGACTCGGAAGCGGCGCCGCATGCCGGGGACCAGGTCGAGGAAACTTCGACCCGGGCGGAATCGACGTCGACGACGGCGTCGAGCGCGTGAGGCAGGAGCGTGACCTCCTCGTAGCGCGTCTCGCCCGCGAGCGCGCACCCCACCGTCAGGATGTCCAGCGCCGCGCGCGCATTCGGGGTGAGGGGTTCGAGGGCCGCGCTCGCGATCGCGTCGACACGGGTGGAGACGAACAGCTCCCGCGAGCCCCGATACACGTAGAGCGGAAGCGTCCCGACCGCGTCGCTCCGGATCTCGATCGTCCGGGCCCTGAGGTCGAGACGCCCCGCGTTGAACGATCCGTGCGGCGGCGTCCCGGGTCCGAGGACGCGGTCGAAGAGCGGGTCCGAGGCCCGGTCGACGCGGCCGATGTGGTCGGCGAAGTACCCCTGGATGAACCGCACCTCGTCGCGCGCAGCGTGAACGGCGGCGCCCGCGTTCAGCCCTTCTTCGTGGTGGAAGACGGAGACGAGCGCGCGCGAGCCCGCCCACGAGGCCTGCAGGATGGACGGCGTGAGGCGGAAGGCTTCGGCGTGGACGCTCGAGACGTCGCGCACGCGGTCGCCGACGTAGAGGAAAAGACCGTTCACGGCGGCGCGCCCCCTGCGCGGGTTGGCTCGACGTTCGGCATGCGGGGCGACGACGACGTAGCAAGCAATAATGGCGACGGTTGTTTGCCGGATACGTTGTCAAAGTCGTTCCAGACGATTGATGCGGCCGCGCGCGGCGTCGCCTCAGGCGGGAGGTCGGACTCCCCCCACCCCCGGCCATGCGCGGGTCATGGACCGACGCGCGTCAAGATCGTACAAATGAGTTGAAGACCTCCCCCGACAGGGACCGCCGTGACAGCCGTGCTCCGACCCCCGCCGCACGTGGCTCTGCTCGCCGCCCTCCTCCTGCTTGCGCCCCTCGCCTCCGCCGTGGGCCCGACGCCCGCGGGCGCGATCCGGCTCGCGAGCAACGCGGACGGCGTCGCGCTCGAGCCCGGAGGCCGCGCCGCCTTCGTCGTCGAGGTCCGCAACGAGTATCCTTTCGAGGAGACCGTGAACCTCGAGCTCCTCCTCTCGAACCCGGTCGAATGGCGGGCCGAGGCCGCTCCGCGATCCTTCGCGCTCGCCCCCGGAGGTTTCGCGAACGTGACGCTCGTCGTCGAGCGCGCTGAAAACGCGACGGGCGGGAACGCCACGCTCCGGGTCAGCGCCGAAGGCGCGCCGTTCCCGGGCAACGACACGGCGTTGTTCGACCTCATCGCGCTTCCTCGGGCGCCAGAGCCCCCCGAGCCGCCCGCGCTCGCCCTTCGCCTCGAGGGCCCGCGCGCCGTGAGGAACGCCGACCCGGGCGCCCGCGTCGCGATTCCGTTCGCGATCGAGAACGCAGGCGCGGCGCCGCTGACCGTGACGGCATCCGCGCGCGGGCCGACCGGATGGATCATCGATCCGCGGCCGGCGTCGCTCGCCCTCGGCGAAGGGGGGCGCGACACGATCGTCCTCTGGGTGAGCGTGCCGGACGACGCGAGCGGATCTTACCGGATCTCGCTCGCGGCGCGGGGCCTCTCGGACGACGGACGCCTCGCGAACGCGACCGCGCTCGCGGACCTCGTGGTCGACGGCCCGCGCGCGCCGGAGGGCCACGGCGCGGAAGGCGCGAGCGCCGAGGGCGACGGAGCGGCCCGCGAGGAGCTACCTCGCCCGACCCCGCCGCCCGCCTCGACGCCGCCCGATGGCGCGAGGGACGCGCCGCCCCCGCGCGATCCGCTCCTCGAGATCGACGTGGCCATCGTCCGCGTCCCGGCGGGCGGCATGGGCGCGGTGCGGGTCGTCGCGCGCAATCCCGGCGCGTCACCGGCGGGCGTTTCGCTCATCGTGGAGGCGCCGCCGGGGTGGAGCGCGCGCCTCGATCCCGAGATCCTCACGGTCCCCGCGGGCGGGGAAGCCGCCGCGTGGCTCCACGTCGAACCCGCCCGGGAGGCCGTCGAGGGGGAGGCGGTCGTGCGCTCCGACCGCGCCGCCGCGCGCGTCGCCCTCGCCGTCTCCGATCCCGTCGACCTCGACGCGGCCGACGCGAGCCATCTCGCGACGCAGGCGCGTCCGTTCACCGCGGCGCCGCCCGCCCCCGCCCCGCCGATCCTCGCGATCCTCGCCGTCGCCCTTCTCGGCGCCGGGCTCCACCGCGCCCTCGGCGACGCGGACCGTCGCTGGAAGACGGCCGCCTTCCTCGCGGCGCTCTACTCGCGCACGCCGCCCGCGCGCCTCCTCGACCACCCGCAGCGCGCTCGCCTCTTCGCGCTCGTCGCGGGCGAGCCGGGCCTCCACTTCAACGAGATCAAGCGGCGCGCCGGGCTCCGCACGGGCGCGCTCATCCACCACCTCGCGCGGCTCGAGCGGCATGGCATCGTCACGTCGCGCCGCGATGGGAACAAGCGTCGCTTCTACGCGATCGGCGACGCGCCCGCGAAAGCCGAGCCGAGCGGCCGCGGGACGCGCGACGACATCCTGCGCGCGCTCGACGCCGCAGGCGGCTCCATGCGGCGGCCCGACCTCGCGGCGACCCTCGCGTGCTCGCGTCAGCTCCTTCACTACCACCTCCGGGCCCTCCGGGAGGAGGGCAGGGTGGTCGTCACCCCCGACGGGCGCGTCGCCCGCAGGCCCCCAGGGGACGGTTGACCGCGCGCCCCGCGTCCGAGAGGTTATATAGGGGCGGGCGCGTGGGGCGGATGCCGACGCGCGGCCCGCGAACGCTTCCATGGAAGCGCGACCGGGACCCCCGCGCCCTTTCGAGATGTGCCGCTTCGCGGTGAATCGACAAGATCGGCGGAAGTGAACATCATGGCCAAGAGCTTCTACGGCTACGTCCGTGACGCCTGGAAGAAGTACAACGACGCCGACCACCTCGAGATCCGCCAGCAGCGCCTCATGGCGTGGCGCCGCGAGTCCGTCGTGGTCCGCATCGAGCGCCCGACCCGCATCGACCGCGCCCGCAGCCTCGGCTACCGCGCCAAGCAGGGCTACGTCATGGCCCGCGTGCGCGTCCGCCGCGGCGGTCTTCGCAAGGAGCGCCCGAGCCGCCGCCGCAAGGCCGTCGGTTTCGGTGTCGCGAGCATCTCGGCGTCGAAGTCCATCCAGCGCATCGGCGAGGAGCGCGTCCAGAAGCGCTTCCCGAACCTCGAGGTCCTGAACTCCTACTGGGTCGGCCAGGACGGCAAGCACAAGTTCTACGAGGTCATCCTCGTGGACCCCGTGCACCCGGTGATCAAGAACGATCCGAAGATCAGCTGGATCGCGCACCCCGGCAACACGAACCGCGTCTACCGCGGCAAGACGAGCGCCGGTCGCAAGGGCCGCGGCCTCCACAAGAAGGGCATCGGCACCGAGAAGAACCGCCCGTCGATCCGCGCGAACGACAACAAGCGGCAGTAGCGGCGCCCGACGTTCAAGGGGGGCGCTCCGCCCTCGCGCCTTCGGCGCGAGGGCTCCGGCCCCCCGCCTGAATGTGGGACGTCGGTCGCCGGAAGGGACGGCCGCGCATGTGCGCGGCGTCCGACCGCCTCCCGCGCGAAGCGCGGGAGGCGATCAGGCTTTTTGTCTGTCATTCCGGCTCGGCTAGCCTTTTCTCCCGCGACGCCATCGCAGGCGCGTGGCCCCCGCGCCCAAGTTCCACTGGATGACCGTCCGCGCCTTCGCCCACGCGACGGAGGACCGCGCGCGCGTGAAGCAGGCGCTCGCGTTCGCGGCGGGCGTGGACGAAGCGCCCGAGGAGGAGGCG includes:
- a CDS encoding Rieske 2Fe-2S domain-containing protein, which translates into the protein MKITFLGHAGFLVETRRAVLAIDPWLSPGGAFDGAWFQFPRNHHLAPVVAEALEDSGRERVLYLSHEHKDHFDEPFLRSLPVRDLTLLLPRFRRNALVESLEDLGARELIVAGDRERATIGDLEMRLFIEDSELSRDSALLVRAPGGTFLDLNDCKIFDALPGIAREEGAIDAFACQFSGATWHPTCYEYPPERYRAISRSKNRSKFETVARALESLKPRVYIPSAGPACFLDPDLFHLNFEEDSPFPRSDALRAYLEDRLPSSIAAWREMMPGDVLDVETASVEPLGSERVDALNVRAYLERYAEDYRPWWALRRRITEAGAREVLEALRSELALKLETFELAARVPVPLIFGLSDHPAEVVRVDFARGSVDVTDARLPPEHYRISAPSREVARVLAGRITWEDFSLTFRMRLGRAPDVYHTLLQGFLILEREDLAHFCARVLDLESKKERLVVEGGGRRYVVDRYCPHSGADLSTAWIEEGRFLTCPRHRWQFDLQSGGGCLTNKTSIRACALDDD
- a CDS encoding asparagine synthase-related protein, yielding MNGLFLYVGDRVRDVSSVHAEAFRLTPSILQASWAGSRALVSVFHHEEGLNAGAAVHAARDEVRFIQGYFADHIGRVDRASDPLFDRVLGPGTPPHGSFNAGRLDLRARTIEIRSDAVGTLPLYVYRGSRELFVSTRVDAIASAALEPLTPNARAALDILTVGCALAGETRYEEVTLLPHALDAVVDVDSARVEVSSTWSPACGAASESGLGERADVIHRVLGAAVAHGALAPPERVFLGLSGGMDSRTVYALAPPGLRVYTMGFGGSPERRFAAKVLAAAPKASRSDALEITPDLVARGFDDGMRQMDGHGTTRIGYAPVLFARFRAEGARAMYDTLPADATLGGSYISKPYGRPSTFLRDLATGARETPFGPGSNARLAARVAEAILYETPAEVRSRLGDVVDRHARARGKRLVDLALRVAPRPVYEENLSDVLNLFVGAWRGALRSAANVNRAYVDTSFPFLDRAVVDACLATRPSQRSWRRVYRALYRRHLPAFARIPATSTGHARPSASTARIVARTYAEAALRRFGAWPARRSYVDYAGWFERETRFREAVSGGDGAWSTWSAALRQATLNRWAFEPKHLESVTP
- a CDS encoding 50S ribosomal protein L15e, giving the protein MAKSFYGYVRDAWKKYNDADHLEIRQQRLMAWRRESVVVRIERPTRIDRARSLGYRAKQGYVMARVRVRRGGLRKERPSRRRKAVGFGVASISASKSIQRIGEERVQKRFPNLEVLNSYWVGQDGKHKFYEVILVDPVHPVIKNDPKISWIAHPGNTNRVYRGKTSAGRKGRGLHKKGIGTEKNRPSIRANDNKRQ